The Streptococcus sanguinis genome contains the following window.
AAAAGACTGATTTTGATACAAGAAAGCTATAAAATCTTTAGTAAATCACTCACTTTTTCAACCATGTAGTCACAAGGAAACGCAGGAATCCCTTGATTATATTTTCCAAAATAAAAACTGTCATCTTGTCCTCTAATTTTTCAAGGGAAAGAGCATGACCAGCCCTACACACTACTTCTAGGAAATTTCTAGGAAAAGATGATAAATCTCCCTCTCATCAATTAGGGGGAATCCTAAATCAAAAAATATCCATTGTTATATCTTTACACATCAAAAAAGCTAGGACTTAGTCCTAGCTCCTCTTATATCTTATTAGATTATTTTTTCAAGTTATAGAAAGCTTGAAGACCTTTGTATTGAGCAACTTCGCCAAGTTGATCCTCGATACGAAGCAATTGGTTGTATTTAGCAATACGGTCTGTACGTGAAAGTGAACCAGTCTTGATTTGACCTGCGTTAGTTGCAACTGCGATGTCAGCGATTGTTGAATCTTCGGTTTCACCTGAACGGTGTGATACAACTGCAGTGTAACCAGCTTCTTTAGCCATTTCAATCGCTTCAAAAGTTTCAGTAAGAGTACCGATTTGGTTAACTTTGATAAGGATTGAGTTAGCAGCACCTTCTTTGATACCACGTGCAAGGTAGTCAGTGTTTGTTACGAAGAAGTCGTCACCAACAAGTTGTACTTTCTTACCAAGACGTTCAGTAAGAGCTTTCCAACCATCCCAGTCATTTTCATCCATACCATCTTCGATAGTGATGATTGGGTATTTGTTAACCAACTCTTCAAGGTAGTCGATTTGTTCTGCAGATGTACGAACAGCAGCGCCTTCACCTTCAAATTTAGTGTAGTCGTATACTTTACGTTCTTTATCGTAGAATTCTGATGATGCACAGTCAAATCCGATAAATACATCTTTACCTGGAACATAACCAGCAGCTTCGATAGCAGCGATGATAGTTTCTACACCATCTTCAGTTCCTTCAAAACGAGGAGCGAATCCACCTTCGTCACCAACGGCAGTTTCCAAACCACGAGATTTAAGGATTTTCTTAAGAGCGTGGAAGATTTCAGCACCGTAACGAAGAGCTTCTTTGAATGTTGGAGCACCAACTGGCAAGATCATGAACTCTTGGAATGCGATTGGAGCATCTGAGTGAGATCCACCGTTGATGATGTTCATCATTGGAGTTGGAAGAACTTTAGTGTTAAATCCGCCAAGGTAGCTGTAAAGTGGCACTTCAAGGTAGTCAGCAGCAGCACGAGCTACAGCGATAGACACACCAAGGATTGCGTTCGCACCCAATTTACCTTTGTTAGGAGTACCGTCCAAAGCGATCATTGCACGGTCGATGGCTTGTTGGTCACGAACATCGTAACCGATGATAGCTTCAGCGATAACCTTGTTTACATTATCAACTGCTTTTTGTGTACCAAGACCACCGTAACGAGATTTGTCGCCATCACGAAGTTCAACTGCTTCGTGCTCACCTGTAGAAGCTCCTGAAGGAACCATACCACGTCCGAAAGCACCTGATTCAGTATAAACTTCTACTTCAAGTGTTGGGTTACCGCGTGAGTCTAGGACTTCGCGAGCGTAAACATCAGTAATAATTGACATTTCTTACTCTCCTTATTATTTAAAATTATTTACTAGTCTATGATACCTCAAAAACGCTTTTTTTTCAAGGAAAAATAGAGAATCTAAGCAAATTTGAGAAATTTTGCACAAGAAAACGATTCCAAATTTACTATATAAATGTTTTTCCGGCGAATCAGAACGAAGATTCAACCTTTTAGAATTTCTCCTTTTATGGTACAATTTTATTATGACTGATATTAATAAAGTAATCATGGAAAAATCTCAGGGCGGAGTCAAGCTCAACCCTGATGAACAGCGTAGGTTTTTAGGGACTTTCGAAGAACGAGTGCTGGCTTCCTGCTCTATTGAGCAAGCTAACAGCTCTCTCATTCGCAGTCATTTCAAGGAAATGCTCAGCAGTATCATGAAAAACTGCCAACCTGTATTTGTCAAAATTTCCCCAGAAGTCGAGTCTGGCAATCAAATCTTTTATCTAAAAACTGCTAAGGAGTTAGGCTGTGAAGCCACTATCGTCTCTAGCGATTACCAGTCCTCTCCTTTTGGCCTGATTGTCCATAGCGACCATCTTGTTCAGATGAATGAGAAGGATATGTACCAACAGTTTGCTGGCCTCCTTCAGCCAGCAGAAAAAACAGCAAAAGAAAAGCGCTCCCTCTGGAAAAAATGGTTTGAGTAAGATGACAAATTTAGAAAAACTTTTTGCCTTTTTTGAAGCTGAAAATCAGCGCGATTGGCAAACCTATCAGACCTTTCTTTCTGATCATGTAAGCTGGGAATTACAGGGCGACACAACCGAAATCATCAAAGGTAAAGCTGACTACCTGACTAAAATTCAAAAAGTCTATCATGACAACCCCGTCCAGTTTCGTTGCACTTATTATCTGCTTAGTCCTGACCAGAATCGGATTGTGACCATTTTAGAAAATGACTTTGGTGACCTGTCTTGTGACATCTTCTTCTTTGAAAAGGGCATGATAGTTAAAGAAATTGAATACCTACTAAAAAAGGCGGACTAACCGCTTTTTTTCATTTTTAGTACATTGCCAATATTTCTTGCTGTGCGAATCAAATTTTGCTCCGCCTGCTCTAGAATCCTATCCAACCTATCTGCTCGCGCAATAACCGGAAAAGCTGCCAGGATATTCTCAACTGGAAAATCTGGTAAATCATCAGCTAGGCTACCGCAAATCGCCAGCACAGGGATACCTTCTGGCGTTCGTCTTGCGACCCCGACTGGTGCCTTGCCCGCCAAAGATTGACGGTCCATTCGTCCTTCGCCAACTACGACCAAGTCCGCCTTTTTAACTCTTTCATCAAAATCCAGTAAATCTAGACAGGTTTCAATACCCGAAACGATTTTTCCTCCGGCAAAAGCAACCAGTCCTGCAGCCATTCCGCCTCCGGCCCCAGCTCCATCCATATCAATCACCTGAGGATCAACCAACTGATAGAAATCTGCCATGGCTTGATCCACTTGAGAGAATAATAAGGGAGCTAGGCCTTTCTGACCTCCGAAAACAAAGGTCGCACCCCTCTCTCCGCAGAGAGGATTGTCTACGTCCGTCAAAATCTCAATCTCAACTTCCTTCAAGAAAGCCGGAACCTGCTCAGCTGAAATTCGAGCGACCTTTCCCAAAGACGATCCAATGGGGCGCAGTCTATGATTATGCGCATCGAAAAATTCATAGCCCAGGCCAGCTGCAAGTCCAATCCCACCGTCGTTGCTGGCCGAACCTCCAACACCAACTAAAATCTTTCTGACACCGTCTTCAGCCAGGTGCAAAATCAATTCTCCTAATCCTTTGGTTTCTATGGCCAAGGGATTTCGTTTTTCCTGAGGAATAGAGGCAAGTCCTACCAAGTCAGCCATTTCAAAAAGCGCTTGCTGACCGTTTCTGGCGTAGGGCATTTTTACTGGCTGACCGAAGGGCCCAGTCACAGTGTGGTAAAATTCAGCCCAGCCCAAGGTTGCTGTCAGCGCGGCCATGGTCCCCTCGCCCCCGTCACCGACTGGCAGCAAGTCAAAGCTGGCATCTGGCAAGGCCTGAGAAAAGCCCATCTGCAGAGCTTGAGCAACCTGAGGAGCTGACAAACTTTCCTTGAATGAATCCGGTGCAATAAGAATATGCATGCTTCTCTCCTACTCTTTTCTATTGTCTAAAAGATCAATGACCCGATAGAGATTGCATTCTTGAATCTGGTAAGGAGCCTGCTCGCGCACGATTGGCTTGGCCATAAAGGCAATTCCTATCCCTGCCGCCTGAATCATAGGCAGATCATTGGCGCCATCTCCCATAGCAATTGTTTGATTTAATTCCAACTTATTTTCAGCTGCCCATGCTTTTAGCATGGCAAGCTTGGTATCCTTAGTGACAATCTCTCCTAAGACTTGGCCTGTTAAAAAGCCCTGCTGGATTTCCAAACGATTTGCCTTGACATAGTCAATTCCAAGCTGCTCAGCCAGTCTGTCCACCGTTTCATGAAAACCACCTGACACCAAGCCTACTTTATAACCACGTTTATGCAGCTCCTTGACCAAGTCCTCAGCTCCCGGAGTAAAGTGGATCCTTTCAGCAATTTGAGCAAAAATATCCTCTGGCAGGCCTTTTAAAAGTGCAACACGCTCGCGTAAGGCAGCTTCAAAGTCCAACTCTCCTCGCATGGCACGCTCGGTAATAGCTGCAACCTGAGCTCCTACACCCGCCTCCTCTCCTAACAGGTCAATCCCCTCTTCCATGATTAAGGTACTGTCTACATCCATGACTAAGAGACCTTTAACTGTTTTCATCTCTAGACTCCTTTTCTATTGACATCTCTACCAGCAACATCCACTATATTCACTCTTTTTTATGTTCTTCTACCACCAAAAGTATATTCTCTCTCGTATTTATATACAGTATCAGATAAGACAGCTGACATTTCAACTTGACGATTGCTTTTTTCAATCTAATTCATTCGCCTCCCCTTTCATTATTGAAATATATTTATCAATTTGAATGCTTTTGTTATCATCTTCTAATACAATGGCAATATTATAAGCATTGCCACTCGAATGTGTGATAGATACGAAGCATTTTGCATTTTTAGAAAAATTATACTTTTTGACTAGCTCATTAAAAAGTTCCGAGTTATCATCAGTTTTATAAATAATATTACTTAAGGATGTTTCCGAACTTCTAAAAACTTCTTTTACTTCCAATGCTTCAAAATACTCTCGTTTAATACTTAAGTTAAAGATTTCCTTATCAAACTTAGGGTTAATACTATCTGAATACAGCAACTGAGAATTTTCATAACTGACATGAACCTCCTGTGTATTTTCATCTTTACGAATAGTATAACTTCCATCCACAAGATTATTTTTAGAATTTAAAAAACTTCATAACTTTCTTTTTGTTTCTCTCGATCACCAATACTAACTGAAACAGAATAGCTTTTGATTCCTGTCAAGTCTATATTTTCTTGTTCTAAAAACTTAAACATTGGTTCAAAAGTGCCTTCAAAATCATACTGTTCTCTTGTTCTGTTTTTTGGGACAGTGTAATCATCCAGACGCCAGCCATTTATCAATGCTATCGATAAAACTGCTACACCTCCAAGAAAAATGAGAGTCATATATTTTTTAATTTTCTTCATTTTTTGATAGACTTTCTGCTTTAATCTTCCCTCTAT
Protein-coding sequences here:
- a CDS encoding DUF1694 domain-containing protein, which encodes MTDINKVIMEKSQGGVKLNPDEQRRFLGTFEERVLASCSIEQANSSLIRSHFKEMLSSIMKNCQPVFVKISPEVESGNQIFYLKTAKELGCEATIVSSDYQSSPFGLIVHSDHLVQMNEKDMYQQFAGLLQPAEKTAKEKRSLWKKWFE
- a CDS encoding phosphopyruvate hydratase — encoded protein: MSIITDVYAREVLDSRGNPTLEVEVYTESGAFGRGMVPSGASTGEHEAVELRDGDKSRYGGLGTQKAVDNVNKVIAEAIIGYDVRDQQAIDRAMIALDGTPNKGKLGANAILGVSIAVARAAADYLEVPLYSYLGGFNTKVLPTPMMNIINGGSHSDAPIAFQEFMILPVGAPTFKEALRYGAEIFHALKKILKSRGLETAVGDEGGFAPRFEGTEDGVETIIAAIEAAGYVPGKDVFIGFDCASSEFYDKERKVYDYTKFEGEGAAVRTSAEQIDYLEELVNKYPIITIEDGMDENDWDGWKALTERLGKKVQLVGDDFFVTNTDYLARGIKEGAANSILIKVNQIGTLTETFEAIEMAKEAGYTAVVSHRSGETEDSTIADIAVATNAGQIKTGSLSRTDRIAKYNQLLRIEDQLGEVAQYKGLQAFYNLKK
- a CDS encoding nuclear transport factor 2 family protein, with the protein product MTNLEKLFAFFEAENQRDWQTYQTFLSDHVSWELQGDTTEIIKGKADYLTKIQKVYHDNPVQFRCTYYLLSPDQNRIVTILENDFGDLSCDIFFFEKGMIVKEIEYLLKKAD
- the serB gene encoding phosphoserine phosphatase SerB yields the protein MKTVKGLLVMDVDSTLIMEEGIDLLGEEAGVGAQVAAITERAMRGELDFEAALRERVALLKGLPEDIFAQIAERIHFTPGAEDLVKELHKRGYKVGLVSGGFHETVDRLAEQLGIDYVKANRLEIQQGFLTGQVLGEIVTKDTKLAMLKAWAAENKLELNQTIAMGDGANDLPMIQAAGIGIAFMAKPIVREQAPYQIQECNLYRVIDLLDNRKE
- a CDS encoding glycerate kinase; translated protein: MHILIAPDSFKESLSAPQVAQALQMGFSQALPDASFDLLPVGDGGEGTMAALTATLGWAEFYHTVTGPFGQPVKMPYARNGQQALFEMADLVGLASIPQEKRNPLAIETKGLGELILHLAEDGVRKILVGVGGSASNDGGIGLAAGLGYEFFDAHNHRLRPIGSSLGKVARISAEQVPAFLKEVEIEILTDVDNPLCGERGATFVFGGQKGLAPLLFSQVDQAMADFYQLVDPQVIDMDGAGAGGGMAAGLVAFAGGKIVSGIETCLDLLDFDERVKKADLVVVGEGRMDRQSLAGKAPVGVARRTPEGIPVLAICGSLADDLPDFPVENILAAFPVIARADRLDRILEQAEQNLIRTARNIGNVLKMKKSG